A stretch of the Pan troglodytes isolate AG18354 chromosome 20, NHGRI_mPanTro3-v2.0_pri, whole genome shotgun sequence genome encodes the following:
- the FOXA3 gene encoding hepatocyte nuclear factor 3-gamma — MLGSVKMEAHDLAEWSYYPEAGEVYSPVTPVPTMAPLNSYMTLNPLSSPYPPGGLPASPLPSGPLAPPAPAAPLGPTFPGLGVSGGSSSSGYGAPGPGLVHGKEMPKGYRRPLAHAKPPYSYISLITMAIQQAPGKMLTLSEIYQWIMDLFPYYRENQQRWQNSIRHSLSFNDCFVKVARSPDKPGKGSYWALHPSSGNMFENGCYLRRQKRFKLEEKVKKGGSGAATTTRNGTGSAASTTTPAATVTSPPQPPPPAPEPEAQGGEDVGALDCGSPASSTPYFTGLELPGELKLDAPYNFNHPFSINNLMSEQTPAPPKLDVGFGGYGAEGGEPGVYYQGLYSRSLLNAS; from the coding sequence GTCTACTCTCCGGTGACCCCAGTGCCCACCATGGCCCCCCTCAACTCCTACATGACCCTGAATCCTCTAAGCTCTCCCTATCCCCCTGGGGGGCTCCCTGCCTCCCCACTGCCCTCAGGACCCCTGGCACCCCCAGCACCCGCAGCCCCCCTGGGGCCCACCTTCCCAGGCCTGGGTGtcagtggtggcagcagcagctcCGGGTACGGGGCCCCGGGTCCTGGGCTGGTGCACGGGAAGGAGATGCCGAAGGGGTATCGGCGGCCCCTGGCACACGCCAAGCCACCATATTCCTACATCTCACTCATCACCATGGCCATCCAGCAGGCGCCGGGCAAGATGCTGACCTTGAGTGAAATCTACCAGTGGATCATGGACCTCTTCCCTTACTACCGGGAGAATCAGCAGCGCTGGCAGAACTCCATTCGCCACTCGCTGTCTTTCAACGACTGCTTCGTCAAGGTGGCGCGTTCCCCAGACAAGCCTGGCAAGGGCTCCTACTGGGCCCTACACCCCAGCTCAGGGAACATGTTTGAGAATGGCTGCTACCTGCGCCGCCAGAAACGCTTCAAGCTGGAGGAGAAGGTGAAAAAAGGGGGCAGCGGGgctgccaccaccaccaggaaCGGGACAGGGTCTGCTGCCTCGACCACCACCCCCGCGGCCACAGTCACCTCCCCGCCCCAGCCCCCGCCTCCAGCCCCCGAGCCTGAGGCCCAGGGCGGGGAAGATGTGGGGGCTCTGGACTGTGGCTCACCCGCTTCCTCCACACCCTATTTCACTGGCCTGGAGCTCCCAGGGGAGTTGAAGCTGGACGCGCCCTACAACTTCAACCACCCTTTCTCCATCAACAACCTAATGTCAGAACAGACACCAGCACCTCCAAAACTGGACGTGGGGTTTGGGGGCTACGGGGCTGAGGGTGGGGAGCCTGGAGTCTACTACCAGGGCCTCTATTCCCGCTCTTTGCTTAATGCATCCTAG
- the IRF2BP1 gene encoding interferon regulatory factor 2-binding protein 1, translated as MASVQASRRQWCYLCDLPKMPWAMVWDFSEAVCRGCVNFEGADRIELLIDAARQLKRSHVLPEGRSPGPPALKHPATKDLAAAAAQGPQLPPPQAQPQPSGTGGGVSGQDRYDRATSSGRLPLPSPALEYTLGSRLANGLGREEAVAEGARRALLGSMPGLMPPGLLAAAVSGLGSRGLTLAPGLSPARPLFGSDFEKEKQQRNADCLAELNEAMRGRAEEWHGRPKAVREQLLALSACAPFNVRFKKDHGLVGRVFAFDATARPPGYEFELKLFTEYPCGSGNVYAGVLAVARQMFHDALREPGKALASSGFKYLEYERRHGSGEWRQLGELLTDGVRSFREPAPAEALPQQYPEPAPAALCGPPPRAPSRNLAPTPRRRKASPEPEGEAAGKMTTEEQQQRHWVAPGGPYSAETPGVPSPIAALKNVAEALGHSPKDPGGGGGPVRAGGASPAASSTAQPPTQHRLVARNGEAEVSPTAGAEAVSGGGSGTGATPGAPLCCTLCRERLEDTHFVQCPSVPGHKFCFPCSREFIKAQGPAGEVYCPSGDKCPLVGSSVPWAFMQGEIATILAGDIKVKKERDP; from the coding sequence ATGGCGTCTGTGCAGGCGTCCCGCCGCCAGTGGTGCTACCTGTGCGACCTGCCCAAGATGCCGTGGGCCATGGTGTGGGACTTCAGCGAGGCCGTGTGTCGCGGCTGCGTGAACTTCGAGGGCGCGGACCGCATCGAACTGCTCATCGATGCCGCCCGCCAGCTCAAGCGCAGCCACGTGCTCCCCGAGGGCCGCTCGCCCGGGCCCCCGGCCCTTAAGCACCCGGCCACCAAGGACCTGGCGGCGGCAGCCGCACAGGGGCCCCAGCTGCCGCCCCCGCAGGCCCAGCCCCAGCCGTCAGGGACCGGCGGCGGCGTGTCGGGCCAGGACCGCTATGACAGGGCCACATCATCAGGCCGCCTCCCCCTGCCCTCGCCCGCCCTGGAGTACACTCTGGGGTCCCGCCTGGCCAATGGGCTGGGCCGTGAGGAGGCCGTGGCTGAGGGGGCGCGAAGGGCCTTGCTTGGCTCCATGCCTGGCTTGATGCCCCCTGGGCTGCTGGCAGCTGCAGTGTCTGGCCTGGGAAGCCGAGGCCTGACGCTGGCACCCGGCTTGAGTCCTGCCCGTCCCCTCTTCGGCTCCGATTTCGAGAAAGAGAAGCAGCAGAGGAATGCGGACTGTCTGGCAGAACTGAACGAGGCCATGCGAGGCCGGGCAGAGGAATGGCACGGGCGCCCCAAAGCAGTGCGGGAACAGCTACTGGCGCTGTCCGCCTGCGCCCCGTTCAATGTGCGCTTCAAGAAGGATCACGGGCTGGTGGGGCGAGTGTTCGCCTTCGATGCTACTGCCCGTCCTCCAGGATACGAGTTCGAGCTGAAGCTCTTCACCGAATACCCCTGTGGTTCCGGCAATGTGTACGCCGGCGTCCTGGCAGTGGCTCGCCAGATGTTCCACGATGCTCTGCGGGAGCCGGGCAAGGCACTGGCTTCTTCGGGCTTCAAGTACCTCGAATATGAACGCCGGCATGGATCAGGAGAATGGCGGCAGCTGGGCGAGCTGCTTACCGACGGCGTCCGCAGCTTCCGCGAGCCAGCTCCCGCGGAGGCCCTGCCCCAGCAGTACCCAGAGCCGGCCCCTGCGGCTCTCTGTGGCCCACCCCCGCGAGCCCCATCCCGGAACCTGGCGCCCACGCCGCGCCGTCGCAAGGCATCCCCCGAGCCGGAGGGCGAGGCGGCTGGGAAGATGACCACCGAGGAGCAGCAGCAACGGCACTGGGTGGCACCCGGCGGCCCGTACTCCGCTGAGACCCCTGGTGTGCCCTCGCCCATTGCCGCCCTGAAGAATGTGGCCGAAGCCCTGGGCCACTCACCCAAGGACCCTGGCGGAGGCGGGGGGCCTGTGCGTGCAGGGGGCGCCAGCCCTGCAGCCTCCTCCACTGCCCAGCCGCCAACCCAGCATCGCCTTGTGGCCCGCAACGGCGAAGCAGAAGTCAGTCCCACAGCGGGGGCCGAAGCTGTCAGCGGGGGTGGCAGCGGCACTGGGGCGACCCCTGGGGCCCCCCTGTGCTGTACCCTGTGCAGGGAGCGGCTGGAAGACACCCACTTCGTCCAGTGCCCCTCGGTGCCCGGACACAAGTTCTGCTTTCCCTGCTCCCGGGAGTTCATCAAGGCGCAGGGCCCGGCCGGGGAGGTGTACTGCCCGAGCGGAGACAAGTGCCCGCTGGTCGGCTCCTCCGTGCCCTGGGCCTTCATGCAGGGCGAGATCGCCACCATCCTTGCTGGAGACATCAAAGTTAAGAAAGAACGGGACCCCTAG
- the MYPOP gene encoding myb-related transcription factor, partner of profilin isoform X1: MASTAAGEAEETTRLRKPRFSFEENQILIREVRAHYPQLYGAQSRRVSVAERRRVWDGIAAKINGITSWKRTGQEVQKRWNDFKRRTKEKLARVPHSTQGAGPAAEDAFSAEEETIFAILGPGVAAPGAGAGAEEPPAAPSSQPPPPGACPQRYVLSEDRREDRRADTSAHSKGGSSSPEPWARPSCTPQEGGCPRPKERESPPPSALQPVQLPRLALSPPPPAPPLPPPPPLAQVAPSPPSPPPPPRPPPMLSASDPSLDFLRAQQETANAIRELAGTLRQGLAKLSEALSALLPLLPGTPVDSLPPPLPPPPPPPPPPRPVLPPPAPKVEITPEPVSVVAAVVDGAVVAARGVIIAPRSEEGAPRPPPAPLPPHDSPPHKRRKGFPTRKRRGRWKSP, from the exons ATGGCCTCGACGGCGGCGGGCGAAGCGGAGGAAACCACCCGGTTGCGCAAGCCGCGCTTCTCATTCGAAGAGAACCAGATCCTGATCCGCGAGGTGCGCGCCCACTACCCGCAGCTCTACGGCGCGCAGAGCCGTCGGGTGAGCGTGGCAGAGCGGCGGCGCGTGTGGGACGGCATCGCCGCCAAGATTAACGGTATCACCAGCTGGAAGCGCACGGGCCAGGAGGTGCAGAAGCGCTGGAACGACTTCAAGCGCCGCACCAAGGAGAAGCTCGCTCGCGTGCCGCACTCCACGCAGGGCGCCGGGCCCGCCGCGGAGGACGCCTTCTCCGCGGAAGAGGAGACCATTTTTGCCATCctggggccaggtgtggcggcgccGGGGGCAGGTGCTGGGGCGGAGGAGCCCCCTGCGGCCCCCTCTTCACAGCCGCCGCCCCCAGGCGCCTGCCCCCAGCGCTACGTGTTGTCGGAAGACCGCCGGGAGGACCGACGTGCAG ATACATCAGCCCACAGCAAGGGGGGCTCCAGCAGCCCGGAGCCATGGGCCCGGCCCTCCTGCACTCCCCAGGAAGGGGGCTGCCCACGGCCCAAGGAGCGTGAGTCACCACCCCCTTCGGCCCTGCAGCCGGTCCAGCTGCCTCGCCTGGCCTTGtctccaccacccccagcccctccactGCCACCCCCACCGCCACTGGCCCAAGTGGCACCCTCaccccctagccccccaccccctcctcggCCTCCACCCATGCTCTCGGCCTCAGACCCCTCCCTGGACTTCCTGCGGGCCCAGCAGGAGACTGCCAACGCCATCCGGGAGCTGGCCGGCACCCTTCGACAGGGACTGGCCAAACTGAGCGAGGCCCTCAGCGCTCTGCTGCCCCTTCTGCCAGGAACCCCAGTTGactccctgcctccacctctgcccccacccccacccccaccgccacCTCCCAGGCCTGTCCTGCCCCCACCAGCCCCCAAGGTGGAGATCACCCCAGAGCCCGTGTCCGTGGTGGCTGCTGTGGTGGACGGGGCAGTGGTGGCAGCCAGGGGAGTGATCATTGCCCCAAGGAGCGAGGAGGGGGCACCCCGGCCCCCCCCAGCCCCGCTCCCTCCGCACGACTCCCCCCCACACAAGCGGAGAAAAGGTTTCCCTACACGGAAAAGGCGCGGCCGATGGAAATCTCCGTGA
- the MYPOP gene encoding myb-related transcription factor, partner of profilin isoform X2, which yields MASTAAGEAEETTRLRKPRFSFEENQILIREVRAHYPQLYGAQSRRVSVAERRRVWDGIAAKINGITSWKRTGQEVQKRWNDFKRRTKEKLARVPHSTQGAGPAAEDAFSAEEETIFAILGPGVAAPGAGAGAEEPPAAPSSQPPPPGACPQRYVLSEDRREDRRAGSSSVVQYPYSSEPRQMLALVRAQWLTPVIPELWEAEIHQPTARGAPAARSHGPGPPALPRKGAAHGPRSVSHHPLRPCSRSSCLAWPCLHHPQPLHCHPHRHWPKWHPHPLAPHPLLGLHPCSRPQTPPWTSCGPSRRLPTPSGSWPAPFDRDWPN from the exons ATGGCCTCGACGGCGGCGGGCGAAGCGGAGGAAACCACCCGGTTGCGCAAGCCGCGCTTCTCATTCGAAGAGAACCAGATCCTGATCCGCGAGGTGCGCGCCCACTACCCGCAGCTCTACGGCGCGCAGAGCCGTCGGGTGAGCGTGGCAGAGCGGCGGCGCGTGTGGGACGGCATCGCCGCCAAGATTAACGGTATCACCAGCTGGAAGCGCACGGGCCAGGAGGTGCAGAAGCGCTGGAACGACTTCAAGCGCCGCACCAAGGAGAAGCTCGCTCGCGTGCCGCACTCCACGCAGGGCGCCGGGCCCGCCGCGGAGGACGCCTTCTCCGCGGAAGAGGAGACCATTTTTGCCATCctggggccaggtgtggcggcgccGGGGGCAGGTGCTGGGGCGGAGGAGCCCCCTGCGGCCCCCTCTTCACAGCCGCCGCCCCCAGGCGCCTGCCCCCAGCGCTACGTGTTGTCGGAAGACCGCCGGGAGGACCGACGTGCAG GATCCAGCAGTGTGGTGCAGTATCCATATAGTTCAGAACCTCGTCAAATGTTGGCCCttgtccgggcgcagtggctcacacctgtaatcccagaactttgggaggccgag ATACATCAGCCCACAGCAAGGGGGGCTCCAGCAGCCCGGAGCCATGGGCCCGGCCCTCCTGCACTCCCCAGGAAGGGGGCTGCCCACGGCCCAAGGAGCGTGAGTCACCACCCCCTTCGGCCCTGCAGCCGGTCCAGCTGCCTCGCCTGGCCTTGtctccaccacccccagcccctccactGCCACCCCCACCGCCACTGGCCCAAGTGGCACCCTCaccccctagccccccaccccctcctcggCCTCCACCCATGCTCTCGGCCTCAGACCCCTCCCTGGACTTCCTGCGGGCCCAGCAGGAGACTGCCAACGCCATCCGGGAGCTGGCCGGCACCCTTCGACAGGGACTGGCCAAACTGA